The following proteins come from a genomic window of Marinihelvus fidelis:
- the leuD gene encoding 3-isopropylmalate dehydratase small subunit codes for MDAFTRLTGSALVLPQKNIDTDQIIPARFLTATSFDGLADGAFADWRFNADGSEKPDCVLNEARGKTSPILVAGRNFGCGSSREHAPRALLAYGFRVVISSEIADIFRNNSQNVGLLPIVLPEDQHARLLDMDGRDLTIDLENTVVFDADGNKYPFEIDGFARYCLLNGMDRLDFLLAETANIQAYEAQHER; via the coding sequence ATGGACGCGTTTACCCGCCTGACCGGTAGCGCGCTGGTGCTGCCACAGAAAAACATCGACACCGACCAGATCATCCCCGCGCGTTTCCTGACCGCGACCAGCTTTGACGGCCTGGCCGATGGCGCCTTCGCCGACTGGCGCTTCAACGCCGACGGCAGCGAAAAGCCGGATTGTGTCCTGAACGAGGCACGCGGCAAGACCAGCCCGATCCTGGTGGCCGGCCGCAACTTCGGCTGCGGTTCGTCACGCGAACACGCGCCCCGTGCGCTGCTGGCCTATGGTTTCCGTGTCGTGATATCCAGTGAAATTGCAGACATCTTCCGCAATAATTCACAAAATGTCGGGTTATTGCCCATTGTTCTGCCTGAAGACCAGCACGCAAGGCTGCTGGACATGGATGGCCGCGACCTGACTATCGATCTTGAAAATACCGTCGTGTTCGATGCGGATGGCAACAAATACCCGTTTGAAATCGACGGTTTTGCGCGATATTGCCTGTTGAACGGCATGGATCGCCTGGACTTCCTGCTTGCCGAAACGGCAAACATCCAAGCATACGAGGCTCAACATGAACGCTAA
- the leuC gene encoding 3-isopropylmalate dehydratase large subunit produces MADRPQSLFDKLWANHVVRAESADTPAILYIDLHLVHEVTSPQGFDVLRQRDLPVRRPDRTLATLDHSTPTTPPGPDGERHYFTPQAKAQVETLERNCAEFGIRLEGWGSDYRGVVHVMGPELGATQPGMTVVCGDSHTSTHGAFGALAFGIGTTEVGYVLATQCLPQRKPKSMRVVVDGQLGPGVAAKDMALHIIRTIGVNGGTGYAIEYAGEAIRALDMEGRMTVCNMTIEAGARAGMVAPDATTIEYLRGRELAPRGGDFERAAEGWLALAGDDGATFDREVIIDAADIAPTLTWGTDPGMSVRLGEAVPEGDTPGRRRALDYMGVTGGQPLDGHGVDVVFVGSCTNGRLSDLRAAAEILRGQRVAVGTRMLVVPGSESVKRAAEAEGLDRVFTDAGAEWREPGCSMCLAMNGDLVPAGKTAVSTSNRNFEGRQGTGARTMLASPATAAACAIAGRVVDPRGEAAREVA; encoded by the coding sequence ATGGCTGATCGCCCGCAATCGCTGTTCGACAAGCTCTGGGCGAACCACGTGGTTCGCGCGGAGAGTGCGGACACCCCGGCGATCCTGTATATCGACCTGCACCTGGTGCACGAAGTGACCAGCCCGCAGGGGTTTGACGTGCTGCGCCAGCGCGACCTGCCGGTGCGCCGGCCGGACCGCACGCTGGCCACGCTCGATCATTCCACGCCGACCACCCCGCCGGGCCCGGACGGCGAGCGTCACTACTTCACCCCGCAGGCGAAGGCCCAGGTGGAAACCCTGGAACGCAACTGCGCCGAGTTCGGTATCCGCCTGGAAGGCTGGGGTTCGGACTACCGCGGCGTGGTGCACGTGATGGGCCCCGAGCTGGGCGCCACCCAGCCCGGCATGACCGTGGTCTGCGGTGACAGCCACACCAGCACCCATGGCGCCTTTGGCGCGCTGGCATTCGGCATCGGCACCACCGAGGTCGGCTACGTGCTGGCCACGCAGTGCCTGCCGCAGCGCAAGCCGAAGAGCATGCGCGTGGTCGTCGACGGGCAACTGGGCCCGGGCGTGGCGGCCAAGGACATGGCGCTGCACATCATCCGCACCATCGGTGTGAACGGCGGTACAGGCTACGCCATCGAGTACGCCGGCGAGGCTATCCGCGCGCTGGACATGGAAGGCCGGATGACGGTCTGCAATATGACCATCGAGGCCGGCGCCCGCGCCGGCATGGTGGCGCCGGATGCGACCACCATCGAATACCTGCGCGGGCGCGAACTGGCGCCCCGGGGCGGGGATTTTGAACGCGCCGCCGAAGGCTGGCTGGCGCTGGCCGGCGACGACGGCGCGACCTTCGATCGTGAGGTCATTATTGACGCCGCCGATATCGCGCCGACCCTGACCTGGGGCACGGACCCGGGCATGTCGGTACGGCTGGGCGAGGCGGTGCCGGAAGGCGACACGCCTGGTCGCCGCCGCGCGCTGGATTACATGGGCGTCACCGGCGGCCAGCCGCTGGACGGCCACGGCGTGGATGTCGTGTTTGTCGGCAGCTGCACCAACGGGCGTTTGTCTGACCTGCGTGCCGCCGCCGAGATCCTGCGCGGGCAGCGCGTCGCCGTCGGCACCCGCATGCTGGTGGTGCCGGGTTCCGAGTCGGTCAAGCGCGCCGCCGAGGCCGAGGGCCTGGACCGCGTGTTCACCGATGCCGGCGCCGAATGGCGCGAGCCCGGCTGCTCAATGTGCCTGGCCATGAACGGCGACCTGGTGCCGGCCGGCAAGACCGCCGTCAGCACCTCGAACCGCAATTTCGAAGGCCGCCAGGGCACCGGCGCGCGGACCATGCTGGCCAGCCCGGCCACTGCCGCGGCCTGCGCGATCGCCGGCCGCGTGGTCGACCCGCGGGGCGAAGCCGCACGGGAGGTGGCCTGA
- the leuB gene encoding 3-isopropylmalate dehydrogenase codes for MNAKVVLLPGDGIGPEVTDQAEKLIRSMSDQYGLGIEINTGLIGGAALDETGEPLPEDTLAMCREADAVVLGAVGGPKWDDPHAKKRPEQGLLALRRELKLFANLRPVRLHPALAEISPLKTERIKNVDLMVVRELTGGSYFGDKEEGDDFASDSCTYTREEVERVVTMAADMARARYGRLTMIDKANVMATSRLWRAVSAEVMEKKYPDVAYETMLVDAAAMHIVANPSRFNVIVTENMFGDILTDEASVLVGSMGMLPSASLGEGKAGLYEPIHGSAPDIAGRGLANPFGMLGSVGMMFEYSLGMREAARQVELAIWNAVSAGQCTLDIGGNLRTDEAADAVINQLGDIHAKKVAFI; via the coding sequence ATGAACGCTAAAGTCGTCCTGCTGCCCGGTGACGGCATCGGCCCCGAGGTCACTGACCAGGCCGAGAAACTCATACGCTCGATGTCCGACCAGTACGGCCTGGGCATCGAAATCAATACCGGCCTGATTGGCGGCGCGGCCCTGGATGAAACCGGCGAGCCGCTGCCCGAAGACACGCTGGCCATGTGCCGCGAGGCCGATGCCGTGGTGCTGGGCGCCGTCGGCGGGCCCAAGTGGGACGACCCGCACGCCAAAAAGCGCCCGGAGCAGGGGCTGCTGGCGCTACGCCGCGAGCTGAAGCTGTTCGCCAACCTGCGCCCGGTGCGCCTGCACCCCGCGCTGGCCGAGATCAGCCCGCTGAAGACCGAGCGCATCAAGAACGTCGACCTGATGGTGGTGCGCGAGCTTACCGGCGGCAGCTACTTCGGCGACAAGGAAGAGGGCGATGATTTCGCCAGCGACAGCTGCACCTACACGCGAGAGGAAGTCGAGCGCGTGGTCACCATGGCCGCTGACATGGCGCGGGCGCGCTACGGCCGCCTGACCATGATCGACAAGGCCAATGTCATGGCCACCTCGCGGCTTTGGCGCGCGGTCAGCGCCGAGGTCATGGAGAAAAAGTACCCGGACGTGGCCTACGAGACCATGCTGGTGGATGCCGCGGCCATGCATATCGTCGCCAACCCGTCGCGGTTCAACGTCATCGTCACCGAGAACATGTTCGGCGACATCCTCACCGACGAGGCCTCGGTTCTGGTGGGGTCGATGGGTATGCTGCCGTCCGCGTCGCTGGGCGAGGGCAAGGCCGGCCTGTACGAGCCGATCCACGGCTCCGCGCCGGATATCGCCGGCCGCGGCCTGGCCAACCCCTTCGGCATGCTGGGCTCGGTCGGCATGATGTTCGAGTACTCACTGGGCATGCGTGAAGCCGCCCGCCAGGTCGAGCTGGCCATCTGGAACGCGGTCTCCGCCGGCCAGTGCACGCTGGACATCGGCGGCAACCTGCGCACCGACGAGGCGGCCGACGCCGTCATCAACCAGCTCGGCGACATTCACGCCAAGAAAGTCGCGTTCATCTGA
- a CDS encoding branched-chain amino acid transaminase, producing MKPTETIWHNGEYKPWHEATTHVLSHALHYGSSVFEGIRVYEKNGEPFGFRMHDHVKRMYDCARVYRMVIPYDYDTIYDACRGTVNRNGLKSAYLRPIAFRGYGTIGVAAGKNTPIDVAIAAIEWGAYLGEEAREKGARVCVSSWQRVAPNTIPAGVKAGGNYLSSQLISMEAHRLGYDEGIGLASDGTLSEGAGENLFMIRNGVLLTPPQSEAILSGITRDTVIRLAHAMGYEVREQPLSRESLYTADELFFTGTAAEITPIASVDDLDIGSGSRGVITEKIQSAFFGLFSGETEDSFGWLEPIADNAAGQRQVAHG from the coding sequence ATGAAACCGACCGAAACCATCTGGCACAACGGCGAATACAAACCCTGGCACGAGGCCACCACCCACGTGCTGTCGCACGCGCTGCATTACGGTTCCAGCGTGTTCGAGGGCATCCGCGTGTACGAGAAGAACGGCGAGCCGTTCGGCTTCCGCATGCACGACCACGTCAAGCGCATGTACGACTGCGCCCGCGTCTACCGCATGGTCATCCCGTACGATTACGACACGATCTATGACGCCTGCCGCGGCACCGTCAACCGCAATGGCCTGAAGAGCGCCTACCTGCGGCCGATCGCGTTCCGTGGCTACGGCACCATCGGCGTGGCCGCCGGCAAGAACACGCCCATCGACGTGGCCATCGCCGCCATCGAGTGGGGCGCCTACCTGGGCGAGGAAGCGCGCGAGAAGGGCGCGCGGGTGTGCGTATCCAGCTGGCAGCGCGTGGCGCCGAATACCATCCCGGCGGGCGTGAAGGCGGGCGGCAACTACCTGTCCAGCCAGCTCATCAGCATGGAGGCGCACCGCCTGGGCTACGATGAAGGTATCGGCCTGGCGTCCGACGGTACGTTGTCCGAAGGCGCCGGTGAGAACCTGTTCATGATCCGTAACGGCGTGTTGCTGACGCCGCCGCAGTCCGAGGCCATCCTGTCCGGCATCACCCGCGACACGGTCATCCGCCTCGCCCACGCCATGGGCTACGAGGTGCGCGAGCAGCCGCTGTCGCGCGAGTCGCTGTATACCGCCGACGAGCTGTTCTTCACCGGCACGGCGGCGGAGATCACGCCGATCGCCTCGGTCGACGACCTGGACATTGGCAGCGGTTCACGCGGGGTGATCACCGAGAAGATCCAGTCGGCCTTCTTCGGCCTGTTCAGCGGCGAGACCGAGGACAGCTTCGGCTGGCTCGAGCCCATCGCCGACAACGCCGCCGGCCAGCGACAGGTGGCCCATGGCTGA